One segment of Trachemys scripta elegans isolate TJP31775 chromosome 1, CAS_Tse_1.0, whole genome shotgun sequence DNA contains the following:
- the LOC117873406 gene encoding signal peptide peptidase-like 2B → MTLLLSCLLLLLSPHVLAQHLGVIRVIPEKGGDYCFLFPSHWVQSLQDKSGKTKWLQPHQDLTYSTLCCLPSSFGEEDCDGGGLSTRIASVRKGNCNFFENGRLQRINGTQVLLILGGDAPISLTGGSGLGHNWGHCEESITPVNLLSDMDIIYLFFKHLGRLLRYNTGIMFILAVGTVTTGGYWAGNIEKKRQQYMKCRCKNEEDFDDVTIDPDVLFICASVVMSSFMLLALYYFYDNLVNIMIGFFSLYASIGLYSCLSPSVNKLPFGEYKLHLPYFHNGPQVRTLFLAGFSVSITITWMIFRNEDQWAWVLQDFLGIVICLYVLKTIRMPTLKNCSLFLAALLVYDVFFVFITPFLTKSGESIMEVAALGPSDTVSREKIPFLLKVPTLSSASTFNDSPFTILGLGDIVIPGFLIAYCHRFDVQVHSSRVYFVASTIAYSSGLLVTFVVSALMQTGQPALLYLVPFTLTTSLVVALLRKELTIFWTGSGFTEDLSCPSSEISYPDTPRDSNTQVCQQEREEKRINFTFNEEQLDNSIVVTEELTDFNIYVEQNSDSMLCKEEPINQHDGEHKGEILKAEKNESDSMIEEKAPQTYPENLNM, encoded by the coding sequence ATGACACTGCTGCTGTCCTGCCTCCTACTGCTTCTTAGTCCACATGTGCTTGCTCAGCACCTTGGAGTCATCAGAGTCATTCCAGAGAAGGGAGGGGATTACTGCTTCCTCTTCCCTTCTCACTGGGTGCAATCACTGCAGGATAAGAGTGGAAAAACCAAATGGCTTCAGCCACATCAGGACCTAACTTACTCAACCTTGTGTTGTCTTCCTTCCTCCTTTGGCGAGGAGGATTGTGATGGTGGGGGACTCAGCACTAGAATCGCCTCAGTGAGGAAGGGTAACTGCAACTTCTTTGAGAACGGCAGACTCCAGAGAATAAATGGAACACAAGTGCTATTAATCCTTGGTGGAGATGCCCCAATATCCCTCACAGGAGGCAGTGGATTGGGCCACAACTGGGGTCACTGTGAGGAGAGCATTACTCCTGTAAATCTGCTCAGTGACATGGACATAATCTATTTATTCTTCAAACACTTGGGCAGGCTCTTGAGATACAATACGGGGATCATGTTCATCCTTGCTGTAGGCACAGTCACCACTGGAGGCTACTGGGCAGGAAACATAGAGAAGAAAAGGCAGCAATACATGAAGTGCAGATGCAAAAATGAAGAAGATTTTGATGATGTAACAATTGACCCTGATGTCCTCTTTATCTGTGCAAGTGTAGTAATGTCCTCCTTCATGCTGCTTGCTCTCTACTACTTCTACGATAACTTGGTGAATATAATGATAGGATTTTTTAGCTTATATGCATCCATTGGGCTTTACAGTTGTTTGTCTCCCTCTGTGAACAAACTCCCATTTGGAGAATACAAACTCCATTTACCATATTTTCACAATGGTCCACAAGTTAGGACATTGTTCCTGGCAGGATTTTCTGTCTCCATCACTATCACATGGATGATCTTCAGAAATGAGGATCAGTGGGCCTGGGTCCTGCAAGATTTTTTAGGAATCGTTATCTGCCTTTATGTTCTAAAAACAATCCGCATGCCTACCTTGAAGAACTGCAGTTTGTTTCTAGCCGCTCTTTTGGTCTATGATGTGTTTTTCGTATTTATCACTCCTTTTCTAACCAAGTCTGGGGAGAGCATAATGGAAGTGGCAGCTCTCGGACCATCTGACACTGTCAGTCGTGAAAAGATCCCTTTTTTGTTGAAGGTTCCAACATTATCCTCTGCATCAACCTTTAATGACAGCCCCTTTACTATCCTTGGCCTTGGTGACATTGTAATTCCTGGTTTCCTGATAGCCTACTGCCACAGATTTGATGTTCAGGTGCACTCCTCCAGAGTCTATTTTGTAGCTTCTACCATAGCTTATAGCTCTGGCCTCCTGGTGACCTTTGTAGTGTCAGCATTAATGCAAACGGGTCAGCCAGCTCTCCTCTACTTGGTGCCCTTTACGCTTACCACTAGCCTGGTTGTTGCTCTTCTGCGCAAAGAACTCACAATTTTTTGGACAGGCAGTGGTTTTACAGAGGACTTATCTTGTCCTTCCTCAGAGATCAGCTATCCAGATACCCCAAGAGATTCAAATACACAAGTGTGTCaacaagaaagggaagaaaaacgGATCAATTTCACATTCAATGAAGAACAGCTAGATAACTCCATTGTAGTGACAGAAGAATTGACTGATTTCAACATATACGTTGAACAGAACTCAGACTCCATGCTATGTAAAGAAGAACCAATCAATCAACATGATGGTGAGCATAAGGGAGAGATTCTCAAAGCAGAGAAGAATGAGTCAGACTCTATGATAGAGGAAAAAGCTCCACAAACATACCCAGAAAACCTCAACATGTAA